The nucleotide sequence ttttctctttttattttgatattattatagcaattcataaaaaattctttaataaacaacatttaaattatctatcatTCAATAACAGttctattttgtatttacaaattttttttcatatttttaaaaagaatagaatataataaaataaaatatgatttgaatAGTTagtatgttaaataaatttactttattatcttttattttgtcaatataggtatattgtatttactgatatatttatgatttttgtatatataataagctgATGTTGGCTATATTTCTAAATGgctacatttttattattgtcctCCTAATAACACAATGGAGGAGCCAGCAAAGAAAAAACAACGTATTGAaaacaatgaaattgaaaaagatacaTTATCAGATATTGAGCAATTACAAAATAGTCTATTGGCACAATGCTTATGTAATATACCAGAAAGTAGTTTGCGTAAACCATTTACTAGTGCAACAGTGGAAGCTGCAGATGGTACTTTCAGATCTTCATTATTATCAGAATGGGAACCTGATCAAACTTTGGAATTCATAAGTGCTTTACagcttttatttgatttagcCATTAAACAAAACATTAGAGGTGTTATGTGCAGAAGAGTTGTAGATGTTTGTGATGCGCTGGCGCGAAACGAGCATAGCATTATAGATCAAATAATCGACCTATCATgtacaacaaataaatttatatcatttgcgGCTAGCAGAGTTCTtgcatcattttttattataacaaaagaaaatattgacaCAGCATGGTTAGAAAGATTAACGCAATCTTTAGTGAATACTCATTCTCCAAGCCAAATGCTATTTACATTGGATGTTGTGAAAAGAGTTGTGGAACACAAGGACTGCAGTATTCATCCTTTTGAGGACACAGACAATATAGTATCACCATCAAATTGTAatacaatatcaatttcaGATGCAGAAAGTTTTGACAGTACACCAGTAAAAGCAATGTGTGTCAAAGCATTAGAATCTAAATGGACTATATTAGTATCAAAATTTGATGCTATTTTAAGTTCATATACACCTCAACATGAATCAGCTGTTATTACATTCCTTGATTTATGGGAATCTATTATTTCTGTTAAAGCCAACTTATCTGTTATTGATAccaaacttttttattctcaattaGACAACCTTGTTGTACTTTTAAATGCCAATGTTCCTGGTGTAATTTGGAGACATCTTCTTGGATTATTTAATGAAGTATTGTGTTATGGAAGTACTTTGGCACTACAAGATGTATTGCCAGATGAACCTTGTTCTCTTGCACATTTGATTGTAAGAGCTGTTAAAGATTGGAGATTACTGGATGCTCTGCCATATAGATATGGTTCTGGAAGATTTGGAGGAGGTTCTGGTGAAGGTGATCGCCCCCTTCTTCAAAAGATAATacttttagttttaaaaagtgTTGCTGTGACTGTTAAAGAGACACGTAGCGATTCTAGTGACTCTTCTTTGGGTTCTGAAGCAGAAGATCTTGATGCTGATATGGCAGTTATTGAAAGAAGTATTAGAGAAGTTTTACGACAACTTGATCAGTGCGTTAAAACTTTAATGCCATTTCATCCTGAAATGCCTTTATCACAGTGGGTTGTACAAATGTTTCATGATCAAGATGATTTTTTGATTGAAGGCATGGTATGTTGTTTAGATGTAGCTGTTGGTTTATTTTATAGAGGACCTCCACAAAATGATCTTGGTCATATGCTTAGTCCAACTTTaacttttatacaatttatacatGCTGTATCACATGATCCAGATGTCTTATTAGATTTACTTGTTAGTAATGAGACTTGTttcttattatacttattgcgatttttaaaatatgttaaaagaaattggaCAGAATTTGTTTCTTGTTGTGGAAGAGAACTAGATGATACCATGACAATATTGATAAGACTTCGTTTAGCAATTGATAGATTAGTCTCAAAAGCTTTGTTTCCTTATAACATAAATCCAGTTCTACGTTTGTTAGAAAAATGTGAATCCTTCTATGAAGGAAATATAGATAACTAATTATTTGTATgagattcaaaatttcactttAGAATGATCATTAGATTGATGTACAAATTGtaagaataaaagttttatcatCTGATTTATCagtcaaaaaataatacaaaatttcattaatttcattttgataaacGACTGAATTATGCTACTGTCTTTTGTAGTActgaatatttagaataatattaaaaaattgcaaacaaaaattttttatttattataattag is from Apis mellifera strain DH4 linkage group LG2, Amel_HAv3.1, whole genome shotgun sequence and encodes:
- the LOC552365 gene encoding protein lines: MEEPAKKKQRIENNEIEKDTLSDIEQLQNSLLAQCLCNIPESSLRKPFTSATVEAADGTFRSSLLSEWEPDQTLEFISALQLLFDLAIKQNIRGVMCRRVVDVCDALARNEHSIIDQIIDLSCTTNKFISFAASRVLASFFIITKENIDTAWLERLTQSLVNTHSPSQMLFTLDVVKRVVEHKDCSIHPFEDTDNIVSPSNCNTISISDAESFDSTPVKAMCVKALESKWTILVSKFDAILSSYTPQHESAVITFLDLWESIISVKANLSVIDTKLFYSQLDNLVVLLNANVPGVIWRHLLGLFNEVLCYGSTLALQDVLPDEPCSLAHLIVRAVKDWRLLDALPYRYGSGRFGGGSGEGDRPLLQKIILLVLKSVAVTVKETRSDSSDSSLGSEAEDLDADMAVIERSIREVLRQLDQCVKTLMPFHPEMPLSQWVVQMFHDQDDFLIEGMVCCLDVAVGLFYRGPPQNDLGHMLSPTLTFIQFIHAVSHDPDVLLDLLVSNETCFLLYLLRFLKYVKRNWTEFVSCCGRELDDTMTILIRLRLAIDRLVSKALFPYNINPVLRLLEKCESFYEGNIDN